A single window of Botrytis cinerea B05.10 chromosome 15, complete sequence DNA harbors:
- the Bcfmo1 gene encoding Bcfmo1 yields MTSKLRASFNVKRIAIVGAGPSGLAAAKFLLAEQYFDKIDIIEQQAEVGGVWNYTPNISDSVPIPSTSPNVSPERPIWPKDGNPPVFSNPMYDRLHTNIPKPLMCFSDRPFRSDSLLFPTREDVQEYLIHYSGEVRHLIRFSEQVQDIRLEPDNGHDRWRIISRSTITNDEIKETYDAVVIANGHFSVPFIPDVPGIKEFNSAHPSIISHSKIFRSPDSFAGKKVIVVGNGASGLDIGTQISEVCKKPLLNSVRTSFGEGEDGKEEVPPISEYLADIRGVRFDNGRIEKNVDAIVYCTGYFYSYPFLNSLKPPVVTTGRRVVGSYQHLFDIQHPTLAFTALAQKVIPFPISEVQSAAVSKVWSNKLSLPSKEEMNIWERQRVEEHGNGTSFHIFGYPHDANYINSLHDWVKGAEGGFSKEPTYWDEKKLWMRESYSDIRKRFIEDGEKAKSLEELGYDFEKRNE; encoded by the coding sequence atgacCTCCAAACTTCGAGCATCGTTCAATGTCAAGCGAATTGCAATTGTAGGTGCAGGCCCTTCTGGATTAGCCGCAGCAAAATTTCTTCTGGCGGAACAATACTTTGACAAGATCGATATCATTGAGCAGCAAGCTGAAGTGGGAGGGGTATGGAATTATACTCCAAATATAAGTGACAGTGTGCCCATCCCATCGACGTCGCCAAATGTATCTCCTGAAAGGCCAATTTGGCCAAAGGACGGAAATCCTCCAGTTTTCTCAAACCCCATGTATGATCGTTTACACACAAATATTCCAAAGCCGTTAATGTGTTTCTCTGATCGACCATTTCGCTCCGACTCTCTGCTATTCCCTACGCGCGAAGATGTTCAAGAATATCTTATACACTACTCTGGAGAAGTTAGACACCTGATTCGCTTCTCGGAGCAAGTCCAAGATATAAGATTGGAACCAGACAATGGTCATGATCGATGGCGAATCATTTCTAGATCTACAATTACCAACGACGAGATCAAAGAAACTTACGATGCCGTTGTTATTGCAAACGGTCACTTTTCTGTCCCTTTTATACCTGATGTACCAGGGATTAAGGAGTTCAACTCGgctcatccatctatcataTCACACTCCAAAATATTTCGTTCGCCCGATTCTTTTGCAGGCAAGAAAGTAATCGTGGTTGGAAATGGAGCCTCGGGGTTGGATATTGGAACACAGATCAGTGAGGTTTGCAAGAAGCCTCTATTAAACTCAGTAAGAACTTCCTTTGGCGAGGGAGAAGACGGGAAGGAAGAGGTTCCCCCCATTTCAGAATACCTCGCCGACATTAGAGGTGTGAGGTTTGATAATGGACGGATAGAAAAAAACGTCGATGCCATAGTATACTGTACAGGTTACTTCTACTCTTATCCGTTCCTCAATTCGCTGAAACCACCAGTTGTCACCACTGGTCGACGAGTGGTGGGCTCATACCAACATCTGTTTGATATTCAACACCCAACTCTTGCATTTACGGCCTTGGCACAAAAAGTGATCCCATTCCCAATATCTGAAGTACAAAGTGCAGCAGTTTCGAAAGTTTGGTCGAACAAGTTGAGCTTGCCTAGTaaggaagaaatgaatatatggGAGCGGCAAAGGGTGGAAGAACATGGCAATGGCACGTCTTTCCACATCTTTGGTTACCCTCATGAcgcaaattatataaatagtttaCACGATTGGGTGAAAGGTGCTGAAGGAGGATTCAGTAAGGAGCCAACGTATTGGGACGAGAAGAAGTTGTGGATGAGAGAATCATATTCAGACATACGAAAGCGTTTTATCGAAGATGGCGAGAAAGCAAAGTCCCTGGAAGAGCTGGGTTACGATTTTGAGAAACGCAATGAATAG